The following are encoded together in the Glycine max cultivar Williams 82 chromosome 8, Glycine_max_v4.0, whole genome shotgun sequence genome:
- the LOC102670442 gene encoding uncharacterized protein — translation MPLSPSSMASIPQFYQNYTFTTHDLSDYPTPLLNGGGGSNDIVNASVMDTTTVWGGGQDSLINIPVLDMNNGALDHIVSLDCDTMACAANWMPSFSEQLGGFSDLAISDCKMGFYGGFQSFNNSRSYQPHVGEFGDECCGFVEDVKPPAYPNAARENWGIQGNQMAAIEEPNIKVGRYSEEERKERILRYLKKRNQRNFNKTIKYACRKTLADRRVRVRGRFARNNELCEEDMATKKHQNHHHHKGDFYGGDSIQFQLKNDEEDWLQEAMASLVYLSHSSPEDM, via the exons ATGCCCCTCTCACCCTCTTCCATGGCTTCAATCCCACAATTCTATCAAAACTACACGTTCACCACTCACGATCTTTCCGACTACCCTACCCCTCTTCTCAATGGCGGTGGTGGCAGCAACGACATCGTTAATGCGTCGGTTATGGACACCACCACCGTGTGGGGTGGTGGGCAAGATAGCTTGATTAATATTCCTGTGCTGGATATGAACAATGGTGCACTTGATCATATTGTGTCGCTTGATTGCGACACCATGGCTTGTGCTGCTAATTGGATGCCATCTTTTTCTGAGCAGCTTGGGGGGTTTTCGGATTTGGCCATTTCGGACTGCAAAATGGGGTTCTATGGAGGGTTTCAGAGTTTCAACAACAGCAGATCGTACCAACCTCATGTTGGGGAGTTTGGAGATGAATGTTGTGGGTTTGTGGAGGATGTTAAGCCACCTGCTTATCCTAATGCTGCCAGAGAAAATTGG GGAATTCAAGGTAATCAAATGGCAGCAATTGAAGAGCCTAACATAAAGGTAGGAAGGTACTCagaagaagagaggaaagaaagaATTCTCCGATatttgaagaaaagaaatcaaagaaactTTAACAAAACCATCAag TACGCATGTCGGAAAACCTTAGCTGATAGGCGAGTAAGGGTTAGGGGAAGGTTTGCAAGAAACAATGAGCTTTGTGAAGAAGACATGGCAACAAAAaagcatcagaatcatcatcaccaCAAAGGAGATTTTTATGGTGGCGATTCAATCCAGTTCCAG TTAAAGAATGATGAGGAGGATTGGCTTCAAGAGGCCATGGCAAGTCTAGTGTATTTATCTCATTCTTCACCGGAAGATATGTAA